The Vicia villosa cultivar HV-30 ecotype Madison, WI linkage group LG1, Vvil1.0, whole genome shotgun sequence genome includes a region encoding these proteins:
- the LOC131636506 gene encoding uncharacterized protein LOC131636506 yields the protein MKKKQHQDKQHTQDLELLKAVAQAWYNHSGSVKPLSEFDARRRQFKGRPSRFKLETLTNSSSSTRDTSTSTYCGDFQHSLWDPYELVTVSRRIETGLALDNPFDDFSVSTSVQLKGKSKRESKNSLRNLFNNMSSRRFNLPKFSTEK from the coding sequence ATGAAGAAAAAACAACATCAAGATAAACAACACACCCAAGATTTAGAACTGTTGAAAGCAGTTGCACAAGCTTGGTACAATCACTCCGGAAGTGTAAAACCTTTGAGCGAATTCGACGCGCGCCGAAGACAGTTCAAAGGTAGGCCTTCAAGATTTAAGCTAGAAACATTAAcaaattcatcatcatcaacaagggACACAAGCACTTCCACTTATTGTGGTGACTTTCAACACTCACTTTGGGATCCTTATGAGCTTGTAACGGTTTCGAGAAGGATTGAAACAGGGTTGGCTTTAGATAATCCTTTTGATGATTTTAGTGTTTCTACATCGGTTCAATTGAAAGGTAAGAGTAAGAGGGAGAGTAAGAATAGTCTTAGGAATCTGTTTAATAATATGTCTTCTAGGAGATTTAATCTCCCCAAATTTTCAACTGAAAAATGA